One Tolypothrix bouteillei VB521301 DNA window includes the following coding sequences:
- a CDS encoding ATP-binding protein, whose amino-acid sequence MKKLSEKIVLGGFSVALLILCSVGLPSYKKFQQLQQDKQWLIHTYQVLAIIDEVDDSLINAESGRRGYIITGNSLYLETYVENKPKIERTLKDLQKLTKDNVTQQNRLNKLQPLIAKRFASLDRSINLYQKNSSDIASQIAITNEDRAIRAKILAIRQELEAEEKRLLKQRLIVSNSSVNQVFILGSVGYTLSFLILIIVYWLLHKQIQLNKALSQEALYLEQQATKAQLANVLEQSERRYRSLVLATAQAVWTTDAQGLVVKNISSWTNLTGQKDEEVQGWGWLDAIHPEDRSQTAESWKTSVTSNTIYEIEHRVKVRDGTYRYFLARGIPVLDAEGLTVEWVGVHTDITERKLAQEQLQKANEELEMKVQQRTVELQKLNEELHSSNEQLVQFAYVASHDLQEPLRAVAGYSEMLRQEYQDCLDDSAKEYLVEIVDGGKRMQQLIQDLLAYSRVGTRTQELMPVDCNIVLKEVLKNLQVAIAEKDAMVIYDSLPTVMADKTQLLQLFQNLIGNAIKFCRQKQPQVHISAVKQENDWLFSVRDNGIGIKPQYLERIFEIFRRLHTRREFTGTGIGLAICKKIVERHGGQIWAESEPGVGTTFYFNLEAVSANQVPTAGKQPTGMDSPAIGD is encoded by the coding sequence ATGAAAAAGCTCTCAGAAAAAATTGTCTTAGGTGGTTTTAGCGTAGCACTACTGATACTTTGTAGTGTTGGTCTACCTTCTTACAAGAAGTTTCAACAGTTGCAACAAGATAAGCAATGGCTCATTCATACTTATCAAGTTTTAGCAATTATTGATGAGGTAGATGATAGCTTAATTAATGCAGAAAGCGGACGAAGAGGTTACATCATTACTGGAAATTCACTTTATTTAGAAACTTATGTGGAAAATAAGCCGAAAATTGAGCGAACACTTAAAGATTTACAAAAATTAACTAAAGATAACGTAACTCAACAAAACCGACTTAATAAGTTACAACCTCTGATAGCCAAAAGATTTGCATCCCTCGATCGCTCCATCAACTTGTACCAAAAAAATAGTTCAGATATTGCCTCTCAAATTGCCATTACAAATGAAGACCGAGCAATCCGAGCCAAAATTTTGGCGATTCGCCAAGAACTGGAAGCTGAAGAAAAACGTTTATTGAAACAGCGCTTAATAGTCAGCAATTCTAGTGTAAATCAAGTTTTTATCTTGGGAAGCGTCGGTTACACTCTGAGTTTTCTGATTTTAATCATTGTGTACTGGCTGCTACACAAGCAAATTCAACTTAACAAAGCTTTATCACAAGAAGCTTTGTATTTAGAACAGCAAGCGACTAAGGCACAACTAGCAAATGTTTTAGAACAGAGTGAAAGACGATATAGATCGCTAGTCTTAGCAACAGCCCAAGCTGTGTGGACAACAGATGCTCAAGGACTGGTAGTGAAGAACATTTCATCGTGGACAAATTTGACTGGGCAAAAAGACGAAGAGGTTCAGGGATGGGGATGGTTAGATGCAATACATCCCGAGGATCGAAGCCAGACAGCAGAGTCATGGAAGACATCTGTCACAAGCAACACTATTTATGAAATTGAACATCGCGTCAAGGTTCGAGATGGAACTTATCGATATTTCTTAGCACGTGGAATTCCTGTATTGGATGCTGAAGGGTTGACTGTGGAATGGGTTGGCGTTCATACAGATATTACAGAACGCAAACTTGCTCAAGAGCAACTGCAAAAGGCAAATGAAGAACTGGAAATGAAGGTTCAACAGAGGACTGTGGAACTGCAAAAACTTAATGAAGAACTCCACAGTTCTAACGAGCAACTCGTACAGTTTGCTTATGTTGCTTCTCACGATTTACAAGAACCTCTGCGAGCAGTGGCAGGTTATAGTGAAATGTTAAGACAGGAGTATCAAGACTGTTTGGACGATTCTGCCAAAGAATATCTGGTAGAAATTGTGGACGGGGGAAAGCGAATGCAGCAGTTGATACAAGACTTGCTAGCTTACTCTCGTGTGGGGACTCGTACTCAAGAGTTAATGCCTGTAGATTGCAATATAGTCCTTAAGGAAGTACTGAAGAATTTGCAAGTCGCTATTGCAGAAAAGGATGCGATGGTAATTTACGATTCCCTGCCAACTGTTATGGCAGATAAAACGCAGTTGTTACAATTATTTCAGAATCTAATTGGTAACGCTATCAAATTTTGCCGTCAGAAACAACCCCAAGTTCATATTAGTGCTGTCAAACAAGAAAACGATTGGCTGTTTTCGGTAAGAGACAATGGCATTGGTATTAAACCGCAATATTTAGAGCGGATTTTTGAGATTTTCCGTCGCTTGCATACCAGACGGGAATTTACAGGGACGGGTATTGGTTTAGCTATTTGTAAAAAAATTGTTGAGCGTCACGGAGGTCAAATTTGGGCTGAGTCTGAACCGGGTGTTGGCACAACGTTTTATTTTAATCTAGAGGCAGTGTCAGCGAATCAGGTACCTACAGCAGGAAAGCAGCCGACAGGAATGGATTCACCCGCGATTGGTGATTAA